A window from Gammaproteobacteria bacterium encodes these proteins:
- the ftsY gene encoding signal recognition particle-docking protein FtsY: MKRGLSKTNAILNEDVGVLIRGKIDESLLEEIETRLLMADVGVEATTEIIDDLYARLRRNQMKDATALFDVLGEHMRDILAPCNKPLTIPRDGRPYILLVVGVNGVGKTTTIGKIAHRLKDKGLSVMLAAGDTFRAAAVEQLQAWGERNEVPVIAQESGADSASVIFDAIESARARNIDVLIADTAGRLHTQTNLMDELSKVERVIRKLDPTAPHEVMLVLDAGTGQNALNQARQFSEAVGVTGISVTKLDGTAKGGILFALARKTGIPIRFIGVGESIEDLRVFDAVDFVDALLEHEGQ; the protein is encoded by the coding sequence CTGAAGCGCGGTCTGTCGAAGACCAACGCCATCCTCAACGAGGACGTCGGCGTCCTGATCAGGGGAAAGATCGACGAGTCCCTTCTGGAAGAGATCGAGACCCGTCTGCTGATGGCTGACGTCGGGGTGGAGGCGACAACGGAGATCATAGACGACCTCTACGCCCGCCTGCGGCGAAACCAGATGAAGGACGCGACGGCACTGTTCGATGTCCTGGGCGAACACATGCGCGATATTCTCGCGCCATGCAACAAACCCCTGACCATCCCCCGGGACGGGCGACCGTATATTCTCCTCGTGGTCGGTGTCAATGGGGTCGGCAAGACAACGACAATCGGAAAGATCGCGCATCGGCTCAAGGACAAGGGGCTCTCGGTCATGCTTGCCGCGGGTGACACCTTCCGCGCCGCCGCCGTTGAGCAGTTGCAGGCCTGGGGAGAGAGAAACGAGGTGCCGGTCATCGCGCAGGAGTCCGGCGCCGACAGTGCCTCAGTCATTTTCGACGCCATAGAATCGGCCCGCGCGCGAAACATCGATGTACTGATCGCGGACACCGCGGGACGGTTACATACCCAGACCAACCTGATGGACGAGCTTAGCAAGGTCGAACGTGTGATCCGCAAACTGGACCCCACCGCACCGCACGAGGTCATGCTCGTGCTCGACGCCGGCACCGGCCAGAATGCCCTGAACCAGGCACGACAGTTCAGCGAAGCGGTCGGAGTCACCGGTATCTCGGTGACCAAGCTCGACGGTACGGCGAAGGGTGGCATCCTGTTCGCCCTGGCGCGCAAGACAGGCATCCCGATCCGGTTCATCGGCGTCGGGGAGTCGATCGAGGACCTGCGGGTCTTCGACGCGGTCGACTTCGTCGACGCGCTCCTGGAGCACGAGGGGCAATGA
- the ftsE gene encoding cell division ATP-binding protein FtsE yields the protein MIQLRNVGKRYPTGNEALSGVTLEIGRGEMVFLSGHSGAGKSTLLKLITVIERPSRGQIVIDGQNITHLRRGCIPAFRRKIGIIFQDHRLLFDRNVFENVSLPLVIAGYGRREIGRRTRAALDKVGLLHKEKAMPVTLSGGEQQRVGIARAVINKPPVLLADEPTGNLDPELSVEIMRVFMDFSRVGVTVLVASHDIALISRMHKPIYRLHQGRLLNPDAPHEQRTPLAARV from the coding sequence ATGATCCAGCTTCGTAACGTCGGCAAGCGATATCCCACGGGAAACGAGGCCCTGAGTGGCGTCACCCTGGAGATCGGCCGGGGCGAGATGGTGTTCCTCAGCGGCCACTCCGGAGCGGGCAAGAGCACCCTGCTGAAACTGATCACGGTGATCGAGCGCCCGAGTCGCGGCCAGATCGTGATCGACGGGCAGAACATCACCCATCTGCGACGGGGATGCATCCCCGCGTTTCGCCGCAAGATCGGAATCATCTTTCAGGACCACCGACTGCTGTTCGACAGAAACGTCTTCGAAAACGTGTCGCTCCCGCTGGTCATCGCGGGCTACGGACGCCGTGAGATCGGGCGACGCACACGCGCCGCGCTCGACAAGGTGGGACTCCTGCACAAGGAAAAGGCGATGCCGGTGACCTTGTCCGGGGGGGAACAGCAGCGGGTCGGAATCGCCCGCGCCGTCATCAACAAACCGCCGGTCCTCCTGGCGGACGAGCCCACCGGAAACCTCGATCCGGAGTTGTCGGTCGAAATCATGCGCGTCTTTATGGACTTCAGCCGGGTCGGTGTGACGGTGCTGGTGGCGAGTCACGACATTGCGTTGATCTCACGTATGCACAAACCCATATACCGGCTGCATCAGGGCCGGTTACTGAATCCCGATGCGCCACACGAACAACGCACGCCGCTCGCGGCGAGAGTCTAG